Proteins from a genomic interval of Nostoc sp. TCL240-02:
- a CDS encoding Panacea domain-containing protein produces MLSCFNVADYFIWLANETGSFISNLKLQKLVYYAQAWHLALNDTPLFPEDFQAWIHGPVIPVLYHKYKLFGWQPILEDANPELPQEVQEFLDEVAQEYFACDAYELEQMTHAETPWNLARVNVPPDEPSNEVIQKQWMKEYYGSRAEEKD; encoded by the coding sequence GTGTTGTCATGTTTTAACGTAGCAGATTACTTTATCTGGTTAGCAAATGAAACAGGCTCTTTTATCAGTAATCTCAAGCTGCAAAAGCTTGTTTACTATGCTCAGGCTTGGCATCTTGCACTCAATGACACTCCTCTATTCCCAGAGGATTTTCAAGCCTGGATACATGGGCCTGTGATACCTGTGTTGTACCACAAGTATAAGCTTTTTGGATGGCAACCAATTTTAGAGGATGCTAACCCGGAATTACCCCAAGAGGTTCAAGAGTTTCTAGATGAGGTTGCACAAGAGTACTTTGCCTGCGATGCTTATGAACTAGAGCAGATGACTCATGCCGAGACACCCTGGAATTTGGCTAGAGTAAATGTACCACCTGACGAACCTTCCAACGAAGTTATTCAGAAACAGTGGATGAAGGAGTATTACGGATCTCGTGCCGAAGAAAAGGATTAA
- a CDS encoding glycosyltransferase family 39 protein, whose amino-acid sequence MSMKLSVKHTVDQWFNKIAKNPALSVTVSVLWLMVVGWIAFGWNLGNIGLIDETEPLFAEASRQMFVTGDWITPFFNGETRFDKPALIYWCQAIAYYILGVNEWAVRLPSAIAAFGLICLAFYTVQWYLAKQDELEQVSRPTRRYLTSFIAAALMALNPETIIWARTGVSDMLLTGCMASALLCFFLGYAGKEGSRGQGAGSREQGENSSPLPPAPYPSASSALFPSKWYLACYVLIAGAILTKGPVGIVLPGIIVAAFLLYVGRFREVLREMRLFLGILIILGLSVPWYALVIWRNGWNYINAFFGYHNLERFTEVVNGHSAPWYFYFIVVLLGFAPYSVYLPVSIIRLKFWQRSHWRSLERFQQFGLFAWIWFASIFGFFCIAVTKLPSYVLPLMPAAAILVTLLWSDFFQDTEDRQTSPVSSSPTPSLSPTFLRVSGWLNVMFLSVLATALFNITHILGTDPAISNFHELIQKSGLPVIAGVMWLICAILVAGFLLSRRWNYIIGINLLGLVAFIIFVLTPASFFIDRERQLPLRELSAVILEAKQPNEELIMLGFKKPSVVFYSHIHVNYLGLPQEAIEHIKNQAAKGLQPASLLLLAEQKKFLQMELQPDDYKSLSTKGAYNLVRVPFKKKKNEKIDIS is encoded by the coding sequence ATGAGCATGAAATTGAGTGTTAAGCACACTGTTGATCAGTGGTTCAACAAAATAGCAAAGAATCCGGCCCTTAGTGTCACTGTGTCGGTTTTGTGGTTAATGGTGGTTGGCTGGATAGCTTTTGGGTGGAATTTGGGCAATATTGGCTTGATTGATGAGACAGAGCCACTGTTTGCCGAAGCTTCTCGCCAGATGTTTGTCACAGGTGATTGGATAACCCCATTTTTCAATGGTGAAACTCGTTTCGATAAACCTGCTTTAATTTACTGGTGTCAGGCGATCGCATATTACATTCTTGGGGTAAATGAGTGGGCAGTACGTCTTCCTTCTGCGATCGCAGCATTTGGCTTAATTTGTTTAGCTTTTTACACAGTACAGTGGTATTTGGCTAAACAAGACGAATTAGAGCAAGTTTCACGTCCCACTCGCCGCTACTTAACATCTTTTATCGCAGCAGCGCTCATGGCACTCAATCCCGAAACTATTATTTGGGCGAGAACGGGTGTCTCTGATATGCTGCTCACCGGATGTATGGCATCAGCTTTGTTATGTTTCTTTCTAGGGTATGCAGGGAAGGAAGGGAGTAGAGGGCAGGGAGCAGGGAGCAGGGAGCAAGGGGAAAACTCCTCTCCTCTGCCCCCTGCTCCCTACCCCTCTGCCTCTTCTGCCCTATTCCCCAGTAAATGGTACTTAGCTTGTTATGTGCTAATTGCTGGTGCAATTTTGACTAAAGGCCCAGTGGGAATTGTCTTGCCAGGGATAATTGTTGCCGCCTTTTTGCTTTACGTGGGAAGGTTTAGAGAGGTATTGCGGGAAATGCGCCTCTTCCTGGGTATACTGATAATTCTAGGTTTATCAGTGCCCTGGTATGCTTTAGTAATTTGGCGCAATGGCTGGAATTATATTAATGCCTTTTTTGGTTATCACAACCTAGAACGCTTTACAGAAGTAGTTAATGGTCACTCAGCACCTTGGTATTTTTACTTTATAGTAGTGCTACTGGGCTTTGCACCATACTCCGTGTATTTACCAGTTTCTATAATAAGACTAAAGTTTTGGCAGCGATCGCACTGGCGATCCCTTGAACGTTTTCAGCAGTTTGGTTTATTCGCCTGGATTTGGTTTGCTAGCATCTTTGGCTTTTTCTGCATTGCTGTCACCAAACTGCCTAGTTATGTCTTGCCTTTAATGCCAGCAGCAGCGATCCTAGTGACGCTTTTATGGAGCGACTTTTTCCAGGATACAGAAGACAGACAAACATCTCCGGTTTCTTCCTCCCCCACTCCTTCCCTTTCCCCTACTTTTCTGCGAGTGAGTGGTTGGTTGAATGTAATGTTTTTATCAGTTCTAGCAACAGCACTGTTTAACATAACCCATATATTAGGTACTGATCCAGCTATCAGTAACTTTCACGAACTAATTCAAAAATCTGGTTTACCAGTAATAGCTGGCGTAATGTGGTTGATTTGTGCAATTTTAGTTGCTGGTTTCTTACTGAGTCGCCGATGGAACTACATTATTGGAATTAATTTACTAGGGCTTGTGGCGTTTATAATTTTCGTCTTAACGCCTGCTTCGTTTTTTATTGATCGAGAACGTCAATTACCCTTAAGAGAATTATCTGCGGTCATTCTAGAAGCAAAACAACCAAATGAAGAATTGATCATGCTTGGCTTCAAAAAGCCCAGTGTGGTATTTTACAGCCACATTCATGTAAATTATTTAGGACTTCCTCAAGAGGCTATAGAGCATATTAAAAACCAGGCCGCTAAGGGATTACAACCTGCCTCACTGTTGCTGTTGGCTGAACAGAAAAAGTTTTTACAAATGGAATTACAGCCAGATGATTACAAAAGTTTATCTACCAAAGGTGCTTATAACCTAGTTCGGGTTCCTTTTAAGAAAAAGAAAAATGAAAAAATAGACATATCATAA
- a CDS encoding KaiA family protein produces the protein MLLPILILRPDVNKCLDKLVDLAKQKGWIAWVWKFIDAIIAQFCYLPVTATINYLPNWPQQNLSKAYTSKYVYVFASQMQKSQQHFHEMNPAERQGLLRQLKLDYSLILINYFTTDKTLKEKIDKFINTIFYANIPVPQIIEIHMEVIEEFSIQLKLEGRSNETLLDYRLTLIDILAHLCEVYRSSIPK, from the coding sequence ATGTTATTACCGATATTGATTCTGCGACCTGATGTTAACAAATGTTTAGATAAACTAGTTGACTTAGCCAAGCAAAAAGGTTGGATTGCTTGGGTGTGGAAATTTATTGATGCGATCATCGCCCAATTTTGCTATTTACCTGTTACTGCAACAATCAACTATTTACCAAATTGGCCGCAACAAAATCTCAGTAAGGCATACACTAGCAAGTACGTCTATGTATTTGCCAGCCAGATGCAAAAAAGCCAACAGCATTTTCACGAGATGAATCCAGCCGAAAGGCAAGGATTATTAAGACAGCTTAAATTAGATTACAGTCTAATACTTATAAATTATTTTACCACAGACAAAACACTCAAAGAAAAGATTGATAAATTTATCAATACTATATTTTATGCTAATATTCCTGTGCCCCAAATAATCGAAATTCACATGGAGGTAATTGAAGAATTCTCTATCCAGCTAAAATTAGAAGGAAGAAGCAATGAAACCTTACTTGATTACCGGCTGACGTTGATAGATATATTGGCTCACTTATGTGAAGTCTATAGGAGTTCGATTCCTAAATAA
- the kaiB gene encoding circadian clock protein KaiB yields the protein MIKAKKTYVLKLYVAGNTPNSVRALKTLKNILEQEFEGVYALKVIDVLKSPQLAEEDKILATPTLSKILPPPVRKIIGDLSDRERVLIGLDLLYEELSEADFEE from the coding sequence ATGATTAAAGCCAAAAAAACCTATGTTCTCAAGCTTTACGTAGCAGGGAACACCCCTAATTCAGTTCGGGCATTGAAAACACTCAAAAATATTTTAGAACAGGAGTTTGAAGGTGTTTATGCTTTAAAAGTGATCGATGTATTAAAAAGCCCACAATTGGCAGAAGAAGATAAAATATTGGCAACGCCAACATTATCCAAAATTTTGCCTCCACCCGTTCGCAAAATTATCGGCGATCTTTCAGATCGAGAAAGAGTATTGATTGGATTAGATTTGCTTTATGAAGAACTGAGTGAAGCAGATTTTGAAGAGTAA
- a CDS encoding TolC family protein, with product MKGQQLFYSFLPGVTAAVLTTQPAWAGTVKLTGVQLASSPSVLTSTYGQSSVVDMMNTQLPHGANVSVPTLLPGFGFTKLSMKPLSNNSIPVFTAGNTVVPIKQVLKKDEGRFVSLTPTSNSSQQLDVSRSAQNNQKQSSSSISGQKSESIVVPNYTSKPSSVQRKILSLSAAQQPVVQKKNAVTELQTFLQTSATGGESAKLLSAPRCPQESGKSKTDSSATLLLASSTCLQQNAIGRIAQNNTPIPANSTQVPTVPGTVTPAPSGTVQPSTVPRTITPVPSGPVKIPDNLIPSSNPLQFPTKPEEVTLKGNQPITLAQALELARRNNHDLQVSILELERNKAALREAQAALLPTLGISADITRSQSASSQLSSKLQEQQTGISSPDEASTSFSGQAQLSYNIYTSGRVQASIRAAEEQVRFNELAVETQSETIRLNVATDYYNLQQADEQVRIAQSAVQNSEASLRDAEALERAGVGTRFDVLRSQVNLANAQQDLTNARSQQAISRRQLATRISLPQGINISAADPVQLAGLWNPTLEQSIVLAYQNRPELQQQLAQRNISEQQRRQALAELGPQVSLVGSYNLLDQFNDNVSVTDGYSLGVRATINLYDGGAARARAAQSRVNIAIAETQFAEQRNQIRFQVEQAYSTQQSSLENVQTSNTALEQAREALRLARLRFQAGVGTQTDVINSENDLTRAEGNRVTAILDYNRALAQLQRSVTLRALR from the coding sequence GTGAAAGGACAGCAATTATTCTATAGCTTCTTGCCTGGTGTCACGGCAGCGGTTTTAACAACTCAGCCTGCTTGGGCTGGTACTGTAAAACTAACTGGGGTACAGCTGGCTTCTTCTCCTAGTGTTTTGACTTCTACTTATGGTCAAAGCTCGGTTGTGGATATGATGAATACGCAATTGCCGCATGGTGCAAATGTTAGTGTTCCAACCCTACTACCTGGTTTTGGTTTTACTAAACTTAGTATGAAGCCTTTAAGTAATAACAGTATTCCAGTATTTACGGCTGGAAATACTGTTGTGCCAATAAAACAAGTACTTAAGAAAGATGAAGGTAGATTTGTCAGTTTGACACCTACCTCTAATTCTTCCCAACAGCTAGATGTTAGCCGTTCTGCTCAAAATAACCAAAAACAGAGTAGCTCAAGCATTTCTGGGCAGAAATCAGAGAGTATAGTAGTTCCCAACTACACTTCAAAACCTTCTTCTGTCCAAAGAAAAATTTTATCCCTGTCTGCTGCACAGCAGCCAGTGGTTCAAAAGAAAAATGCTGTTACTGAGTTGCAAACATTTTTACAAACTTCAGCTACAGGTGGAGAATCAGCAAAACTGTTGTCAGCGCCAAGATGCCCACAGGAGTCAGGGAAAAGCAAGACTGATTCCTCAGCGACTTTGCTACTGGCTTCAAGCACCTGTTTACAACAAAATGCTATCGGCCGCATTGCTCAGAATAATACCCCGATTCCGGCAAATTCGACACAGGTTCCCACTGTGCCAGGAACCGTAACTCCTGCACCATCAGGGACAGTGCAACCTTCCACTGTGCCGAGAACCATAACTCCTGTGCCATCAGGGCCGGTGAAAATTCCCGATAACCTGATTCCTAGCTCAAATCCCTTGCAATTTCCTACCAAACCGGAGGAAGTGACACTTAAGGGAAATCAGCCAATTACTTTGGCACAAGCTCTGGAGCTAGCACGGCGTAACAATCACGATTTACAGGTGTCGATATTAGAGCTAGAACGCAATAAAGCGGCTCTACGTGAGGCACAAGCTGCTTTATTGCCAACTCTGGGAATTAGCGCTGATATTACTCGTAGTCAGTCTGCCAGTAGTCAGCTCTCGTCGAAACTTCAAGAACAACAGACGGGTATCTCATCGCCAGATGAAGCTAGTACATCTTTTTCCGGTCAAGCACAGCTGTCATATAACATCTATACTTCTGGGAGAGTGCAAGCTAGCATCAGAGCGGCTGAAGAACAGGTACGTTTCAATGAATTGGCTGTAGAAACTCAGTCTGAAACAATCCGTTTGAATGTTGCCACTGACTACTACAATCTGCAACAAGCGGATGAACAAGTACGTATTGCTCAGTCGGCTGTGCAAAACTCTGAGGCTAGTTTGCGTGATGCGGAAGCTTTAGAGCGAGCTGGGGTTGGTACGCGGTTTGATGTGTTGCGATCGCAGGTGAATTTAGCAAATGCTCAACAAGATTTGACTAATGCTAGATCGCAGCAGGCAATTTCCCGTCGTCAATTAGCAACTCGGATAAGTTTGCCGCAGGGGATAAATATCAGTGCCGCCGACCCTGTACAATTAGCTGGTCTTTGGAACCCAACACTAGAACAAAGTATTGTGCTGGCTTATCAAAATCGTCCAGAATTGCAACAGCAGTTGGCACAACGCAATATCAGCGAACAACAGCGTAGACAGGCTCTTGCAGAACTAGGCCCTCAAGTTAGTTTGGTAGGCAGTTACAACCTACTAGACCAGTTCAATGATAATGTCAGCGTTACTGATGGTTATTCATTGGGAGTTAGAGCAACCATCAATTTGTATGATGGGGGAGCGGCAAGAGCAAGAGCAGCTCAGTCTAGAGTTAATATTGCGATCGCAGAAACTCAATTTGCTGAACAGCGCAACCAAATTCGCTTTCAGGTAGAACAAGCCTATTCTACCCAGCAATCTAGTTTGGAGAATGTTCAAACCTCTAACACCGCTTTAGAACAAGCTAGAGAAGCTCTACGTTTAGCGCGTTTGCGATTCCAAGCTGGTGTAGGAACTCAAACTGATGTTATTAACTCTGAAAACGACCTCACAAGGGCTGAAGGTAATCGAGTCACAGCAATTTTGGATTACAACCGCGCTTTAGCTCAGTTACAACGATCTGTTACCCTCAGAGCGCTACGCTAG
- a CDS encoding ATP-binding protein, whose translation MLMLDYPLSDFQATVASCLQTSSLAVVLEIFEQEQCDRLVVVNQQQCPIGLLYSVRLIQKLLAHSDDKNLNLHQPLSTWGQGLIEPIQTISASERVEQLSLHLGYLQAEKHQNLDWALIDSDGRYLGLLDNSHLLRSLARERMVGLQSSGIQRSRHEYDADVQPPNKAKSLGHQPLILLLERLPWPLMLQTSTGEVLTRNPAWWQQLGALKDPEGVRQQVEAILVPKPSEKSEYVTQRAIKVHPNGRENEYGSEEELTQQEASPDAVYSRCYLDSQVGTCTCVVEVQNGQERIWQFAKIPLDSPEFKVMSAEAEVVLSNDLWLVLATDVTEQQQLCKELAAKNADLIQLNRLKDEFLACISHELKTPLTAVLGLSRLLVDQQLGELNERQARYAGLIHQSGRHLMSVVNDILDLTRMETGQMDLTLTPVKISAVCDRALSEAKAIHTQTTKTTSQTQENTRSSAPLFCLSIELGLDEMVADELRLRQMLVHLLSNAFKFTEISGEIGLRVSRWEGWIAFTIWDTGIGIPEHQQHLIFQKFQQLENPLTRQFEGTGLGLVLTRALARLHGGDVSFLSREGKGSQFTLLLPPSPPKTGFSEPDMVIRADEKTRHQQTRENTAATRQQIGTPTQHHPVSSQRLVLVVEAVARYIEDLTEKLKSLGYRVVIARSGTEAVEKARRLQPIAIFLNPLLPLLSGWDVLTLLKSDTATRHISVIVTATGAEKDKAFANRADGFLSLPVEHQVLAPVLEKLCTPQVAPQVGLENSAIIPPKTPLRILRLVNPQLESVNPHPSLREHRVIEVDDLDQAELLARVWQFDVILLDVESTTAQIYLQQLIQHPRLAALPLVTCDVATTLVASKVPGLSVYPYLTPFSKDNSSRIEKTDALLSVLQIASGICCPPNILVVDLTMLRDFPQVRRKPAKGYRTAKNCSISSETAERGSEWFQALIQYLQTAGFKAAMSPCWAEVLQQIRHQSVDLLLICLGESAIHKDVLKALKTLGDSPDKLPPILVLNQRLNRPDTNFPVGVAYKEIDKQKKNGLESIETVVGAIATQILPRSISMEDLLNQINQALAVNGYNGKC comes from the coding sequence ATGTTAATGCTAGATTACCCGCTTTCTGACTTTCAGGCAACCGTAGCTAGCTGCCTCCAAACATCTTCTTTGGCAGTGGTGCTGGAGATTTTTGAGCAAGAGCAGTGCGATCGCTTGGTAGTAGTGAATCAGCAGCAATGCCCCATTGGATTGCTGTATTCTGTCCGTTTAATCCAAAAATTATTAGCACATAGTGACGATAAAAATCTAAATTTACATCAACCACTCTCTACTTGGGGTCAAGGTTTAATTGAGCCAATACAGACAATATCAGCTTCTGAGCGTGTAGAGCAATTAAGCTTGCACTTGGGTTATCTACAAGCCGAAAAACACCAGAACTTAGATTGGGCGCTGATTGACTCTGATGGTCGATATTTGGGTCTGCTGGATAATTCCCACCTGTTGCGATCGCTGGCTAGGGAACGCATGGTTGGTTTACAAAGCTCAGGTATCCAGAGGTCGCGCCATGAGTATGATGCTGATGTACAGCCGCCAAATAAAGCAAAATCATTGGGACACCAGCCACTGATACTGTTATTGGAAAGATTGCCTTGGCCTTTAATGTTGCAAACATCTACTGGCGAAGTGTTAACCCGGAATCCCGCCTGGTGGCAGCAATTAGGAGCCTTAAAAGATCCAGAAGGAGTTAGGCAACAAGTGGAAGCAATACTTGTCCCTAAACCCTCCGAAAAATCTGAATATGTCACCCAACGAGCAATCAAGGTTCATCCCAATGGCAGGGAGAATGAATATGGTAGTGAAGAGGAACTGACTCAGCAAGAAGCATCACCAGATGCTGTATACAGTCGCTGCTATTTAGATAGTCAAGTAGGTACTTGTACCTGTGTTGTGGAAGTGCAAAATGGTCAGGAGCGAATCTGGCAGTTTGCCAAAATTCCTTTAGATAGTCCTGAGTTTAAAGTCATGAGTGCTGAAGCTGAGGTTGTACTCAGCAATGATTTGTGGTTAGTTTTAGCTACTGATGTCACTGAACAGCAGCAGCTTTGCAAAGAATTAGCTGCGAAAAATGCGGATTTAATTCAACTAAATCGGTTGAAGGACGAGTTTTTAGCTTGTATTAGTCATGAACTCAAAACTCCCCTAACTGCCGTTTTAGGATTATCGCGCTTGCTGGTGGATCAGCAGTTAGGAGAACTTAATGAGCGTCAAGCCCGTTATGCGGGACTAATCCATCAAAGTGGTCGCCACCTGATGAGTGTGGTTAATGACATTTTAGATTTGACCCGAATGGAAACGGGACAAATGGATTTGACGCTGACACCAGTGAAAATTAGTGCTGTGTGCGATCGCGCCCTATCGGAAGCCAAAGCCATCCACACTCAAACTACTAAAACAACATCCCAAACTCAAGAAAATACCCGTTCATCTGCTCCCCTATTCTGCCTTTCCATTGAACTAGGTTTAGATGAAATGGTGGCAGATGAGTTGCGCTTGCGCCAGATGCTAGTACACCTACTTTCCAACGCCTTTAAATTCACTGAAATATCCGGCGAAATTGGGCTGCGGGTAAGTCGTTGGGAAGGATGGATTGCCTTTACAATTTGGGATACAGGTATTGGCATTCCAGAACACCAGCAACACCTAATTTTTCAAAAATTCCAACAACTAGAAAATCCCCTCACCCGCCAATTTGAAGGCACTGGTTTGGGGCTAGTATTAACTCGGGCCTTAGCTAGGCTCCACGGAGGAGATGTCAGCTTCTTGTCTCGTGAAGGCAAAGGTAGCCAGTTTACACTACTTCTGCCGCCCAGTCCCCCGAAAACAGGCTTTTCGGAGCCAGATATGGTAATTAGAGCAGACGAGAAGACACGACACCAACAGACACGGGAAAACACCGCAGCCACTCGTCAGCAGATCGGTACGCCTACACAGCATCATCCCGTGAGTTCCCAACGGTTGGTCTTAGTAGTCGAGGCAGTAGCCCGATATATTGAAGACTTGACCGAAAAACTCAAATCTTTAGGATATCGGGTAGTAATTGCGCGATCGGGGACAGAAGCAGTCGAAAAAGCTCGGCGCTTGCAACCAATAGCGATATTTTTGAATCCGTTGCTACCCCTGCTGTCAGGCTGGGATGTGTTGACTTTATTAAAATCTGACACCGCAACCCGTCATATATCTGTAATAGTTACCGCAACGGGGGCCGAAAAGGACAAAGCATTTGCTAATCGAGCCGATGGTTTCTTAAGTTTGCCAGTGGAGCATCAGGTATTAGCACCAGTTCTCGAAAAATTATGTACTCCACAAGTAGCTCCGCAGGTAGGGTTGGAAAATAGCGCCATTATCCCACCTAAAACACCACTGCGAATTCTCAGGTTGGTGAATCCCCAGTTGGAATCAGTCAATCCTCACCCCTCACTTCGAGAACATCGGGTGATTGAAGTAGATGATTTAGATCAGGCAGAACTTTTGGCGCGGGTATGGCAATTTGATGTCATTTTACTAGATGTCGAAAGTACCACCGCCCAAATTTATCTGCAACAACTAATCCAGCACCCACGTTTGGCGGCTCTACCATTGGTTACTTGCGATGTTGCAACTACCTTAGTGGCTTCTAAAGTACCAGGGTTATCTGTATATCCTTACTTAACACCATTTAGCAAAGACAATAGCAGTCGCATCGAAAAAACAGATGCCTTACTATCAGTACTGCAAATTGCTTCTGGTATTTGCTGCCCTCCTAACATCTTGGTTGTGGATTTGACAATGCTGCGTGATTTTCCACAGGTAAGACGTAAGCCAGCTAAGGGTTATCGGACAGCAAAAAATTGCTCAATTAGTAGTGAAACTGCTGAAAGGGGATCTGAGTGGTTCCAAGCTTTAATTCAGTATTTACAAACAGCAGGCTTCAAAGCGGCGATGAGTCCTTGTTGGGCAGAAGTATTACAACAAATTCGCCACCAAAGCGTTGATTTACTGCTAATTTGTTTAGGAGAATCAGCTATCCACAAAGATGTGCTGAAAGCCCTGAAAACATTGGGAGATTCACCTGATAAATTACCACCAATTTTGGTACTAAATCAGCGATTAAATCGCCCAGACACCAATTTTCCGGTTGGGGTAGCTTATAAGGAAATTGACAAGCAGAAAAAGAATGGTTTGGAATCGATAGAAACTGTTGTTGGTGCGATCGCTACCCAAATATTACCGCGATCGATATCAATGGAAGACCTCTTAAACCAGATCAATCAAGCCTTAGCTGTCAATGGTTACAATGGCAAATGTTAA
- the kaiC gene encoding circadian clock protein KaiC has translation MSQNKQVEPNKTPKNGGVEKIRTMIEGFDDISHGGLPIGRTTLVSGTSGTGKTLLSLQFLYNGITYFDEAGVFVTFEESPSDIIKNAHVFGWNLPRLIEEGKLFILDASPDPEGQDIVGNFDLSALIERLQYAIRKYKAKRVSIDSMTAVFQQYEAMGVVRREIFRLVARLKILNVTTVITTERSEEYGPVASFGVEEFVSDNVVIVRNVLEGERRRRTVEILKLRGTTHMKGEYPFTITNEGVNIFPLGAMRLTQRSSNIRVSSGVKILDEMCGGGFFKDSIILATGATGTGKTLLVSKFIQDGCLNGEQAILFAYEESRAQLSRNASSWGIDFEELEEQGLLKIICTYPESTGLEDHLQIIKSEIAVFKPARIAIDSLSALARGVSNNAFRQFVIGVTGYAKQEEITGFFTNTTDQFLGAHSITDSHISTITDTILMLQYVEIRGEMSRAINVFKMRGSWHDKGIREYNITADGPDIKDSFRNYERIISGAPTRVSIDEKAELSRIVRRFEDKQSSEP, from the coding sequence ATGAGTCAAAACAAGCAAGTAGAACCCAATAAGACACCAAAAAATGGGGGTGTAGAAAAAATTCGCACGATGATTGAAGGGTTTGACGATATTAGTCATGGTGGTTTACCAATTGGTAGAACTACCTTGGTCAGTGGCACTTCAGGTACAGGTAAAACTTTATTGTCTCTTCAGTTTCTGTATAACGGTATCACCTACTTTGATGAAGCAGGTGTATTTGTTACTTTTGAAGAATCACCCAGCGATATTATTAAAAATGCTCATGTTTTTGGTTGGAATTTACCTCGCTTAATCGAAGAAGGCAAGTTATTTATTCTTGATGCATCTCCCGATCCAGAAGGTCAAGATATCGTTGGAAATTTTGATCTTTCTGCACTCATTGAACGCTTGCAATATGCCATTCGCAAATACAAAGCTAAACGAGTTTCAATTGACTCAATGACAGCAGTATTTCAGCAGTACGAAGCGATGGGAGTAGTACGACGCGAGATTTTTCGCTTAGTAGCACGTCTCAAAATACTGAATGTCACCACTGTAATTACCACTGAACGCAGTGAAGAATATGGCCCCGTTGCTTCTTTTGGAGTGGAAGAATTTGTTTCTGATAATGTAGTAATTGTTCGCAACGTTTTAGAAGGAGAACGCCGCCGTCGCACAGTTGAAATTCTCAAATTGCGCGGTACAACTCATATGAAAGGCGAGTATCCCTTCACAATTACTAATGAAGGAGTTAACATCTTTCCACTAGGAGCAATGCGTTTAACTCAGCGTTCATCTAATATCAGGGTATCTTCTGGTGTCAAAATCTTAGATGAAATGTGCGGTGGTGGTTTCTTTAAAGATTCTATTATTTTGGCAACAGGAGCCACAGGTACTGGTAAAACCTTGTTAGTGAGTAAGTTTATTCAAGATGGCTGCCTCAATGGAGAACAGGCAATATTATTTGCTTACGAAGAATCACGCGCCCAACTATCTCGTAATGCTTCTTCTTGGGGAATTGATTTTGAAGAATTAGAGGAGCAAGGTTTACTAAAAATAATTTGTACCTATCCTGAATCAACTGGTTTAGAAGACCATTTACAAATTATTAAATCAGAAATTGCTGTCTTTAAACCAGCTCGGATTGCCATTGATTCCCTATCAGCATTAGCTAGAGGAGTGAGCAATAATGCATTTAGGCAGTTTGTAATTGGTGTAACGGGTTATGCTAAACAAGAAGAAATTACTGGTTTCTTTACCAACACAACTGACCAATTTCTAGGAGCGCATTCGATTACTGACTCTCATATATCTACGATTACCGATACAATTCTAATGTTACAGTACGTAGAAATTCGTGGAGAAATGTCGCGGGCAATTAACGTATTTAAAATGCGCGGGTCTTGGCATGATAAGGGCATTCGTGAGTATAATATCACTGCCGACGGGCCCGATATTAAAGATTCTTTCAGAAACTACGAACGGATTATCAGCGGTGCTCCTACTCGCGTTAGTATCGATGAAAAGGCGGAACTTTCTCGCATTGTTAGACGTTTTGAAGACAAACAGAGTTCCGAACCCTAA